CACTACCCTTACAAGTGAAGGTTACCTCGTCGACAAGATCAATTTTGCATCGCTCGATACTACAACATTGAATAATTACGATGTTGTGATCCTGTCTTCAGGCGCAAAAACGGGTACTATGTTCGATGATCTCGCCAAGAGAACCGCAATCGTTAACTACACACTCCGTGGCGGAAAAACCCTGGTTGAAGGTGGTGAAGTTGGCTGGATTTATCGCTACTCAAGTGCAACCTCAGACAAAGATCCTTACTTCAGAACCAATGTTCTCCAGTGTTCATCCTGGGTATCTGACATGTCGGGTACTGGTCTTCTTCGCAAGATCGTCCCCGGACATCAGATGTTCACTATTCCAAATCTGATCAGTGACTCTCTTGCTTTCACCGGTACCTCATACGGCGACCGCGATGCAATGAGAATCATCGCCGGCAAATCCGGTATCTATAAAATTGGCGGCTGGTATCCAACTTATCTTGATACCGCCGGTATCATACTTTATTCACCGAATAATAACCCTGCCAACATCAGAAATGTATTCTTCACCTTCTCTCTTGGCACGATGGTCAATCAGACCATGGCTGCCAAGCTGATCGTGAATACCATGAATTTCATGATGAGTGGTGGTTCAAACATCCCTGTGGAACTTACATCATTTAATGCAAATGCTGATGCAAATTCTGTACTTCTGACCTGGACAACAGCTACCGAGCTCAATAACCAGGGCTTTAGTGTTGAAAGGAAAAAAGAAGGCGGTTCATATACCAGTGCCGGATTTATTGCCGGTAGAGGAAATACCCTTGAACCAAGTGCTTATTCATTCGTTGATAAATCACTCGAATCAGGTAAATATACCTACAGATTGAAACAAGTGGATTTCGACGGTACATTCAAGTATTCAAACGAAGTTGAAGTGGAAGTTGGTTCTCCTTCAGTATTCGCTTTGGAACAGAATTATCCTAATCCATTCAACCCTTCAACCGTAATCAAATATTCGATCCCTGTTGACGGATTTGTAAATCTCACAATCTACAACACCATCGGTGAGAAGATCAAAACAATCGTTTCCTCTGTACAGAAAGCCGGAAGTTATGAAGTTTCATTTGATGCTTCAAAACTCGCTTCAGGTGTTTATATCTACAGACTTGAATCAGGTTCCTTCTCATCAGTAAAGAAAATGATTCTCAACAAATAATTCTGAGAATGAATTTATAATTCATAACTCATAAATTATAATTGAAAAAGGCTGCCCCAAAAGGCAGCCTTTTTTGTATTAAGTCCTTGACATAAGTTTTAACCAACCCCTGCGGCGAAATATGGGTGTGGCAGCTATGAGCTCTGATCTATGAACTATGAGCTGATCGCTAATACTCCGATGAATTGACAAAAATAACACCTCATATCTAAAAAAAAAGCCCTTTAGGGCGACATATGGATAGAATTCCGGCGCCCAAACTTCAAAAAAGCCCTTTAGGGCGACATATGGGTAGAATCCCGGTACCCAAACTTCATAAAAGCCCTTTAGGGCGACATATGGGTAGTACTATAGCAACTCTTCCCTATCATAACCGTAGGCTTTGTAAAATCTTTTCCTCTCCGACATCGTACTCTCTTCCAAATGATGCACTTCCTGATTACGAATATAATTGTGAATTCTGTCCAATTCAGAATGACCAATTGAGAATGCAGCATAACCTTCTTGCCAGGAAAAATGCCCGTACAGAAACTTCTTTTCATTGATGAACTTCGCAGAATTTGCCTTTATGTCTCTAATCAGTTCTGATACACTTTGAGACGGATTTAAACCAAGCAGGATATGAAGGTGATCTTCTACTCCATTGATTTCCAGCATCTTATGTCCCTTGTTCGAAACAATTCCGGTGATATATTTTAAGACTTCCTGCCGAAAGATTGATTTTAGAACCTTTTCCCGTTCTCTAACACTAAATACAATGTGAATATACATTTGTGAGAATGTTTTGCTCTGCATAAAATTCCCAAAATTATTGATTACAAAATATCAATATATTTTCTTCCTATCATATAATTTACACATATGCCACCCTAAAGGGCTCTTTTGGAATTGGGTGTCTCGGTGCTACACTCATGTCGCCCTTACGGGCTTTTGTTATGTTGGTTGCCGGGAATCTGCCCACATATCGCCCTAAAGGGCTTTTTTGGAATTGGGTGCCACGGTTCTACACATATGTCGCCCTGAAGGGCTCCAATCCCCCCTCACTGCGAAAATCTGCCTGATCCGCGTGTATCTCTGCGTCCCCTGCCCACATATCGCCACAAAGCCTCATTAAACTTGACAACTCATTCTGCTTCAAAATATTCTTCGCAATTATTCACTCATCATTTAATACTTTCGTTTAATTATTAATAATGCTGCTGGTCAAGATCTTTGCGGACTAAATGATAATTTTTCATAATTTTGTACTCGAAAAACGATGTACCCGGAGAAAGGCAATAATCAGTTTTAATACAGCATTTCATCCACCCCTCCCCGGTTTACAAGTTAGTTTAATCATCATTACATCATCAACTTTCTTTTCAAAGAAAAATTTCAGGAGAGATTCTTATGAAGAAAAGTCTTTATTCACTCCTTGCCGTTGCCGTTTTGACTACAGTAGTCATAACAGGATGCAAAGCCAAGGATGAAAAAACACCGGCAGCCCCAACACCAACATCTCAGGAAGACCTCGTAAAAAGAGGAAAATACCTCGTAGCCATCGCAGGTTGCGACGACTGCCACAGTCCCAAGGTTTTTGGTCCTAAAGGTCCATCACCCGATCCAAACCTTCTGCTCTCAGGACACCCCGAAAATGTACCTCTCGATGCAATCGACAAGAATGCTTTAAAATCATGGGTACTGTTCAACGGAATGAACACGGCAGCGGTCGGACCATGGGGAGTTTCATTTGCAGCTAACATTACTTCGGATGAGACAGGTATTGGAACCTGGACAGAACAGCAGTTCATCAAAGCGATGAGAGAAGGAAAATACAAAGGACTTGACAACACAAGACCTCTCCTTCCTCCAATGCCATGGCCATCATATGCCAACATGACAGATGAAGACTTAAAAGCGGTTTTTGCATATCTGAAGACAACAAAACCCGTCAGAAATTCTGTACCTGCACCAATTGCAATGAAGGATATAAAATAAACTAAAAAGGGCTGCCTGATAACCCGGCAGCCCTTTTTCCTATCTTTAAATCAACCCGCTACATCCCAAGATATTCCAAAACGAGCTTCATGAATTTGTCCCTCTGCTCCGGAACAATAATTGTTTCAAAAGGGAAACCGGACACAATAGATTTACGCAATCCTCTATATCCCACTACCGCACTATTCGTATTCTCTGAATAACGAAGGAGTGTTTCCCCTTCCTTTTCAGGATTGATTGCTTCAGGGGCTTCCACCCTGTAAATTTTATCTGAATGAATTGTATTAAATTCGAACTTCTCACCCGTAAAAATGCCTGCATTACTCACACCGAACACCCTGCCTGAAGTCGATGCGAAATGAGTACCGAGTTTTGATTTGAGCACTCCCGATCCGAATTTAGCGGTCATTGAATCCGTCTCAAGTTCTGAACCGGTATATGATCCGCTTATAAAAAGCGATTTCCCCCCTGCAAGGTAAGCGGTCAAAAGATTCATCATATTTGGTGTAAACAATCTGAAATTCTCAGATTTTACCGGTTCCAATCCAACTGAAATCTCCGATCTTTTCTCTTCTCCTGCAATTATATCCACCAGATCGAATCCTTGCAGATCCACCCTACCTGTTTCCACAGATTCATCACTCGAGCTGCTAAATGAAAATCCTGCATTCAGAATTGATTCACCATGTATTGCGGGATAATCAAATGTATTTCCGGCAATCACTTTGCATTCCATATTCGATTTGGAAGCTCCGAATCCGGGTGCATCATTCG
This genomic window from Ignavibacteria bacterium contains:
- the tnpA gene encoding IS200/IS605 family transposase, translated to MQSKTFSQMYIHIVFSVREREKVLKSIFRQEVLKYITGIVSNKGHKMLEINGVEDHLHILLGLNPSQSVSELIRDIKANSAKFINEKKFLYGHFSWQEGYAAFSIGHSELDRIHNYIRNQEVHHLEESTMSERKRFYKAYGYDREELL
- a CDS encoding c-type cytochrome; the protein is MKKSLYSLLAVAVLTTVVITGCKAKDEKTPAAPTPTSQEDLVKRGKYLVAIAGCDDCHSPKVFGPKGPSPDPNLLLSGHPENVPLDAIDKNALKSWVLFNGMNTAAVGPWGVSFAANITSDETGIGTWTEQQFIKAMREGKYKGLDNTRPLLPPMPWPSYANMTDEDLKAVFAYLKTTKPVRNSVPAPIAMKDIK